The Lactuca sativa cultivar Salinas chromosome 2, Lsat_Salinas_v11, whole genome shotgun sequence genome includes a window with the following:
- the LOC111901460 gene encoding transcription factor RAX2 encodes MGRAPCCDKENVKRGPWSPEEDAKLKSFIDKYGTGGNWIALPHKAGLKRCGKSCRLRWLNYLRPNIKHGEFTDDEDKIICSLYASIGSRWSIIAAQLPGRTDNDIKNYWNTKLKKKLLAMLPSFQKKASFFPSISLQSPSPYRSSDQFMTDNSSLFYGYTNFMNMNNNINSLLTPTTNTTTGVQDHLISPSPPPPPGADLNSLIGLMTNNIDNNENSFYLGYQENHQSMYNTPMEYHYLTSDVKEPMLIFGSGGEGHEVSTTGSSSEAGSSLSQISYENFSKDHYHKQHQHPIKQEEFTLQGFRDHNQSFIINHDYTGQKQKVNSLKNYESALHSDLEEVKQLIGNTNSSSSSYLFNDDDEYKTTDDRREICYHY; translated from the exons atgggaagGGCTCCGTGTTGTGACAAAGAAAATGTAAAGAGAGGCCCATGGTCTCCTGAAGAAGACGCAAAACTCAAAAGCTTCATCGACAAATATGGCACTGGTGGTAACTGGATTGCTCTCCCTCACAAAGCTG GTCTAAAAAGGTGTGGAAAGAGCTGCAGATTGCGATGGTTAAACTATCTGAGGCCCAATATTAAGCATGGTGAATTCACTGATGATGAAGACAAGATCATCTGCAGCTTGTATGCTAGCATTGGTAGCAG ATGGTCAATAATAGCAGCTCAGCTACCAGGAAGGACTGATAATGATATAAAGAATTACTGGAACACCAAACTCAAGAAGAAGCTCTTGGCTATGCTTCCTTCCTTTCAAAAGAAGGCATCTTTTTTTCCATCTATATCCCTTCAATCACCATCACCATACAGATCATCAGATCAGTTCATGACCGATAATTCTTCCCTTTTCTACGGTTACACTAATTTCATGAACATGAACAACAATATCAACTCTCTGCTGACACCTACCACCAACACCACCACCGGTGTTCAAGATCATCTGatctcaccatcaccaccaccaccaccaggaGCCGATCTAAACTCTTTAATCGGTTTGATGACCAACAACATTGACAACAATGAGAATTCTTTCTATTTAGGGTATCAGGAGAATCATCAGAGCATGTACAACACCCCCATGGAATACCACTACCTTACATCAGATGTGAAAGAACCGATGCTCATTTTTGGAAGTGGTGGTGAGGGTCATGAAGTGAGCACCACTGGTTCTTCCTCTGAAGCTGGGAGTTCTTTGAGTCAAATCAGCTATGAAAACTTCAGTAAAGATCATTATCACAAGCAACATCAGCATCCTATCAAACAAGAAGAATTTACCCTTCAGGGTTTTAGAGATCACAACCAGAGTTTCATCATTAACCATGACTACACAGGTCAGAAACAAAAAGTGAACAGTTTAAAGAACTATGAAAGCGCATTGCATAGTGAtctggaggaagtgaagcaacTCATTGGTAACACaaacagcagcagcagcagttaCCTGttcaatgatgatgatgaatacAAGACAACAGATGATCGTAGGGAGATATGCTATCATTACTAA